In Morococcus cerebrosus, a single genomic region encodes these proteins:
- the trpS gene encoding tryptophan--tRNA ligase: protein MSKKRVLTGVTTTGIPHLGNYVGAIRPAVRAAQNPDTESFLFLADYHGIIKCHEPEMIHQSTQAVAATWLACGLDPERTTFYRQSDIPEVMELNWILTCITAKGLMNRAHAYKAAVQANAENNQEDPDHGVEMGLYSYPILMTADILMFNANEVPVGRDQIQHVEMARDIAGRFNHRFKEVFTLPEVKIDENVELLVGLDGRKMSKSYGNTIPLWENDKKTQKSVNKIITNMKEPGEPKQPDESPLFEIYKAFSTPSETAAFTQMLAEGLAWGEAKKLLAAKINAELAEPRERYNALTANPSQIEDILQVGAAKARKEARELLDQVRDAVGIRPLK from the coding sequence ATGAGCAAAAAACGCGTCCTCACCGGCGTAACCACCACCGGCATCCCGCATCTGGGCAACTACGTCGGCGCCATCCGCCCCGCCGTCCGCGCGGCGCAAAACCCCGATACCGAATCCTTCCTCTTCCTCGCCGACTACCACGGCATCATCAAATGCCACGAGCCGGAGATGATTCACCAATCCACCCAGGCCGTTGCCGCCACTTGGCTTGCCTGCGGACTCGACCCCGAGCGCACCACCTTCTACCGCCAAAGCGACATTCCCGAAGTGATGGAATTGAACTGGATTCTGACCTGTATCACCGCCAAAGGTCTGATGAACCGCGCCCACGCCTACAAAGCCGCCGTGCAGGCAAACGCTGAAAACAATCAGGAAGACCCCGACCACGGCGTAGAAATGGGCCTGTACAGCTACCCCATCCTGATGACCGCCGACATCCTCATGTTCAACGCCAACGAAGTGCCCGTCGGCCGCGACCAAATCCAACACGTCGAAATGGCGCGCGACATCGCCGGTCGCTTCAACCACCGCTTCAAAGAAGTCTTCACCCTGCCCGAAGTGAAAATCGACGAAAACGTCGAACTCTTGGTCGGCTTGGACGGACGCAAAATGTCCAAGTCCTACGGCAACACCATTCCGCTTTGGGAAAACGACAAGAAAACCCAAAAATCGGTCAACAAAATCATCACCAACATGAAAGAGCCGGGCGAGCCGAAACAGCCCGACGAAAGCCCTTTGTTTGAAATCTACAAAGCCTTCTCCACGCCGTCTGAAACCGCAGCGTTTACGCAAATGCTGGCTGAAGGTCTGGCATGGGGCGAAGCCAAAAAACTCTTGGCCGCCAAAATCAACGCCGAGCTGGCTGAACCGCGCGAACGCTACAACGCGCTGACCGCAAATCCTTCGCAAATCGAAGACATCCTGCAGGTGGGCGCCGCCAAAGCGCGCAAAGAAGCACGCGAACTGCTGGACCAAGTACGCGACGCCGTCGGCATCCGCCCATTGAAGTAA
- a CDS encoding adenosine deaminase: MTVHTLIRALPKAELHVHIEGTFEPELMFAIAGRNGVSIPYADVDAVRRAYDFHNLQSFLDIYYAAAAVLLHEQDFYDLTTAYFVRCREDNVVHTEIFFDPQTHTARGVPFETVINGITRARLEAQEKWGISSRLIMCFLRHLSEESAFETLAQAQPFRRHIDGIGLDSGELGNPPSKFERVFAQARAQGFPAVAHAGEEGPPEYVWEALDLLKVVRIDHGVRSEEDETLMQRLIAEQMPLTVCPLSNLKLKVVSDLSRHNLRRMLECGVLVTVNSDDPAYFGGYLNQNFIELADALDLNEADIRTLCKNSFKASFLNEEEKAKRYAEIDGIHV, encoded by the coding sequence ATGACCGTACACACCTTAATCCGCGCCCTGCCTAAAGCCGAATTGCACGTCCATATCGAAGGCACGTTCGAGCCGGAATTGATGTTCGCCATCGCCGGGCGCAACGGCGTTTCCATTCCCTATGCGGATGTGGACGCCGTGCGCCGTGCTTACGATTTTCACAACCTCCAGTCCTTCCTCGATATTTACTACGCTGCGGCGGCGGTCTTGCTCCACGAGCAGGATTTTTACGACCTGACCACCGCCTATTTCGTCCGTTGCCGCGAGGACAACGTCGTCCACACCGAAATCTTCTTCGACCCGCAAACCCATACCGCGCGCGGCGTACCGTTTGAAACCGTCATCAACGGCATTACCCGTGCACGTCTGGAAGCGCAGGAAAAATGGGGCATTTCCAGCAGGCTGATTATGTGTTTCCTGCGGCATTTGAGCGAAGAGTCCGCGTTTGAAACGCTTGCCCAAGCGCAGCCTTTCAGACGACATATCGACGGCATCGGACTGGATTCGGGCGAACTCGGCAACCCGCCCTCGAAATTCGAGCGCGTCTTTGCCCAAGCCCGCGCCCAAGGTTTTCCCGCCGTCGCCCATGCCGGCGAAGAAGGCCCACCCGAATACGTTTGGGAAGCGTTGGATTTGCTGAAAGTCGTCCGCATCGACCACGGCGTGCGCTCCGAAGAAGACGAAACCCTTATGCAGCGCCTGATTGCCGAGCAAATGCCCCTGACCGTCTGCCCCTTGAGCAACCTCAAACTCAAAGTCGTCAGCGACCTGTCCCGGCACAACCTGCGCCGTATGCTTGAGTGCGGCGTATTGGTTACCGTCAATTCAGACGACCCCGCCTACTTCGGCGGCTACCTCAACCAAAATTTCATCGAACTTGCCGACGCATTGGATTTGAATGAAGCAGACATCCGCACCTTGTGCAAAAACTCGTTCAAAGCCTCGTTTTTAAACGAGGAAGAAAAAGCAAAACGGTACGCCGAAATCGACGGCATCCATGTTTAG
- a CDS encoding phospholipase D family protein: MKKIHLILMLPVFLTGCAGLPSLDKRPESHYLDIRSAPRMDALLNTAPTQTGSDISNVYLLNDAHEAFVARAALIEAADHTLDLQYYIWHNDISGKLMFNLIHRAAERGVRVRLLLDDNNTNGLDNVLLALDSHPNIEIRLFNPFVRRKWRALGYLTDFPRLNRRMHNKSFTADNRATILGGRNIGDEYFKVGEDTIFADLDILATGRVVTEVSQDFDRYWASHSSYTVASIIKKGDIEKGFQELGYNDKDKNETLSRYRSSIENSELYKKMQSNSIDWQSVHTRLISDDPAKGLDRDRHKPPIFDRMQNALKTPEKSVYLVSPYFVPTKSGVRALDQLVKNGVDVTVLTNSLQATDVAAVHSGYVKYRKPLLKAGVKLYELQPNHAVPTTKDRGLTGSSATSLHAKTFIVDEKRVFIGSFNLDPRSARLNTEMGVVLESPKIAGEMQRTLVNTTPQYAYQVTLDKYNKLHWYDPATQKTYSAEPEAKFWKRVTSKILSILPIEGLL, from the coding sequence ATGAAAAAAATCCATCTCATCCTTATGCTTCCGGTTTTCCTGACAGGTTGCGCCGGCCTGCCCTCACTGGACAAGCGCCCTGAGAGCCACTACCTCGACATCCGTTCCGCCCCGCGCATGGATGCCCTGCTCAATACCGCCCCTACCCAAACCGGCAGCGATATTTCCAATGTCTATCTGCTCAACGACGCGCACGAAGCCTTCGTCGCCCGCGCCGCCCTGATTGAAGCCGCCGACCACACCCTAGACCTCCAATACTACATCTGGCACAACGACATCTCCGGCAAGCTCATGTTCAACCTGATCCACCGTGCCGCCGAACGCGGCGTGCGCGTGCGCCTGCTGCTGGACGACAACAACACCAACGGTCTGGACAACGTCCTGCTCGCCCTCGACAGCCATCCCAATATCGAAATCCGCCTGTTCAACCCCTTCGTCCGCCGCAAATGGCGCGCGCTGGGTTATTTGACCGACTTCCCGCGCCTCAACCGCCGGATGCACAACAAATCCTTCACCGCCGACAACCGCGCCACCATCCTCGGCGGGCGCAATATCGGCGACGAATATTTTAAAGTCGGCGAAGACACCATCTTTGCCGACCTCGACATCCTCGCCACCGGCCGCGTCGTGACCGAAGTTTCCCAAGACTTCGACCGTTACTGGGCAAGCCATTCCTCCTACACTGTCGCCAGCATCATCAAAAAAGGCGATATCGAAAAAGGCTTCCAAGAGCTGGGTTACAACGACAAAGACAAAAACGAAACCCTCAGCCGCTACCGCAGCAGCATCGAAAATTCCGAACTCTACAAAAAAATGCAGAGCAACAGCATAGACTGGCAAAGCGTCCACACCCGCCTGATCAGCGACGACCCCGCCAAAGGGCTGGACCGCGACCGCCACAAACCGCCCATTTTCGACCGCATGCAAAACGCCCTGAAAACGCCCGAAAAAAGCGTCTATCTCGTTTCGCCCTATTTCGTTCCCACCAAATCAGGCGTGCGCGCGCTCGACCAACTCGTCAAAAACGGCGTGGACGTAACCGTCCTGACCAACTCGCTCCAAGCGACCGATGTCGCCGCCGTCCATTCAGGCTACGTCAAATACCGCAAGCCCCTGCTCAAAGCCGGTGTCAAACTCTACGAGCTGCAACCCAACCACGCCGTCCCCACCACCAAAGACCGCGGTCTGACCGGCAGCTCCGCCACCAGCCTGCACGCCAAAACCTTCATCGTGGACGAAAAACGCGTCTTCATCGGCTCATTCAATCTCGACCCGCGCTCCGCCAGACTCAACACTGAAATGGGCGTCGTCCTCGAAAGCCCCAAAATCGCAGGCGAAATGCAGCGCACCCTCGTCAATACCACCCCCCAATACGCCTATCAGGTTACCCTCGACAAATACAACAAACTGCACTGGTACGACCCCGCCACCCAGAAAACCTACTCCGCCGAGCCGGAAGCCAAATTCTGGAAACGCGTTACCTCCAAAATCCTCTCCATCCTGCCGATAGAAGGATTGCTGTAA
- a CDS encoding polyamine ABC transporter substrate-binding protein, translating to MTKHLPLIALTAVMLAACGGSDKNTSDKAGQAGNQNVLRIYNWSEYVDPETVADFEKKNGIKVTYDVYDSDETLESKVLTGKSGYDIVGPSNTFVGRQIKAGAYQKIDKSLIPNYKNLNPELMKLMEGVDPSHEYAVPFYWGTNTFAINTERVKKALGTNKLPDNQWDLVFNPEYTSKLKQCGISYLDSAAEIYPMVLNYMGKNPNSNDTEDIKAATELLKKNRPNIKRFTSSGFIDDLARGDTCVTIGFGGDLNIARRRAEEAGGKEKIRVMMPKEGVGIWVDSFVIPKDAKNVANAHKYINDFLDPEVAAKNGNFVTYAPSSKPARELMEAEFRDDRTIFPSDEDLKNSFIMVPIQPTILKFMVRQWQGVKAGK from the coding sequence ATGACCAAACATCTGCCACTCATCGCCCTGACCGCCGTCATGCTCGCCGCCTGCGGAGGTTCGGATAAAAATACCTCCGACAAAGCGGGTCAGGCGGGAAACCAAAATGTATTGAGGATTTACAACTGGTCGGAATACGTCGATCCCGAAACCGTCGCCGATTTTGAAAAGAAAAACGGTATCAAGGTAACTTACGACGTGTACGACAGCGATGAGACGCTGGAAAGTAAAGTATTGACCGGAAAATCAGGCTACGACATCGTCGGCCCGTCCAATACCTTCGTCGGCAGGCAGATTAAGGCAGGTGCTTATCAAAAAATCGACAAATCCCTGATTCCCAACTATAAAAACCTCAACCCCGAATTGATGAAACTGATGGAAGGCGTCGATCCGAGCCACGAATACGCCGTTCCGTTTTATTGGGGAACCAATACCTTCGCCATCAATACCGAGCGCGTGAAAAAAGCCTTGGGCACGAACAAACTGCCGGACAACCAATGGGATTTGGTGTTCAACCCCGAATACACATCCAAGCTCAAACAATGCGGCATCAGCTACTTGGACAGCGCGGCGGAAATTTATCCTATGGTGTTGAACTACATGGGTAAAAACCCCAACAGCAACGATACCGAAGACATCAAAGCGGCAACCGAGCTGCTCAAGAAAAACCGCCCCAATATCAAACGCTTTACCTCGTCGGGCTTCATTGACGACTTGGCGCGCGGCGACACCTGCGTCACCATCGGCTTCGGCGGCGACTTGAACATCGCCAGACGGCGCGCCGAAGAAGCGGGCGGCAAAGAAAAAATCCGCGTCATGATGCCCAAAGAAGGCGTGGGGATTTGGGTGGACTCCTTCGTTATCCCAAAAGATGCGAAAAACGTCGCCAACGCCCACAAATACATCAACGACTTCCTCGACCCCGAAGTCGCCGCGAAAAACGGCAATTTCGTCACCTATGCCCCTTCCAGCAAACCCGCACGCGAATTGATGGAAGCCGAGTTCAGAGACGACCGCACCATTTTCCCGAGCGACGAAGATTTGAAAAACAGCTTCATCATGGTCCCTATCCAGCCTACTATTTTGAAATTCATGGTCCGCCAATGGCAGGGCGTCAAAGCCGGCAAATAA
- the alaS gene encoding alanine--tRNA ligase, with product MKTSELRQKFLKFFESKGHTIVRSSSLVPHDDPTLLFTNAGMNQFKDVFLGFDKRPYTRATTAQKCVRAGGKHNDLENVGYTARHHTFFEMMGNFSFGDYFKRDAIHFAWEFLTSPEWLNLPKDKLLATVYAEDDEAYNIWLNEIGMPAERIVRIGDNKGAKYASDNFWQMGDTGPCGPCSEIFYDHGEEIWGGIPGSPEEDGDRWIEIWNCVFMQFNRDEQGNMNPLPKPSVDTGMGLERMAAVMQHVHSNYEIDLFQDLLKAVARETGAPFSMEEPSLKVIADHIRSCSFLIADGVMPSNEGRGYVLRRIIRRAVRHGYKLGQKQAFFYKLVPDLVKAMGDAYPELKEKQAQIEDALKNEESRFAQTLETGMALLENALTKGSNKLDGEIIFKLYDTYGFPYDLTADICRERNIDLDEDGFNREMEAQRARARAAQNFKANAQLDYTGADTEFTGYEKRSQDTKIIALYKGSEAVDELQAGEAGVVVLEQTPFYAESGGQVGDVGFIFTGENRFRVEDTQKIKAAVHGQFGAVVSGRLKVGDAVSAEIDNDIRNSIMRNHSVTHLMHKALRDVLGTHVEQKGSLQNAELTRFDISHPQGISAEEIAEVERRVNAAIIANVPVKVETMSIEDAQKSGAMMLFGEKYGDFVRVITMGDYSTELCGGTHVARTGDIGFFKIISEGGIAAGIRRVEAITGLAALAWAQNQESLMKNIIAEVKAQTEKDVLAKIQANAANAKALEKELAKSKAELAVHAGAKLLDNAKDLGAAKLVAAQIEADAAALREIVTDLTGKSDNAVILLAAVNDGKVSLCAGVSKPLTNKVKAGDLVKFAAEQVGGKGGGRPDLAQAGGTDVEKLPAVLDGVKDWVGAKLA from the coding sequence ATGAAAACCTCCGAACTACGCCAAAAATTCCTAAAATTCTTCGAATCCAAAGGCCACACCATCGTCCGCTCTTCCTCGCTCGTGCCGCACGACGACCCGACGCTGCTGTTTACCAACGCCGGTATGAACCAGTTTAAAGACGTATTCCTCGGCTTTGATAAACGCCCATACACCCGCGCCACCACCGCGCAAAAATGCGTACGCGCAGGCGGCAAACACAACGACTTGGAAAACGTCGGCTACACCGCCCGCCACCACACCTTCTTTGAAATGATGGGCAACTTCTCCTTCGGCGACTACTTCAAACGCGATGCGATTCATTTTGCTTGGGAATTTTTGACTTCTCCTGAATGGCTGAACCTGCCCAAAGACAAACTCTTGGCGACCGTGTATGCCGAAGACGACGAAGCCTATAACATCTGGCTGAACGAAATCGGTATGCCTGCCGAGCGCATCGTTCGCATCGGCGACAACAAAGGCGCGAAATACGCATCCGACAACTTCTGGCAGATGGGCGACACCGGCCCCTGCGGCCCATGCTCCGAAATTTTCTACGACCACGGCGAAGAAATCTGGGGCGGCATTCCCGGCAGCCCTGAAGAAGACGGCGACCGCTGGATTGAAATTTGGAACTGCGTGTTCATGCAGTTCAACCGTGACGAGCAAGGCAATATGAATCCGCTGCCCAAACCGTCCGTCGATACCGGCATGGGCTTGGAGCGCATGGCGGCCGTGATGCAGCACGTCCACAGCAACTACGAAATCGACCTGTTCCAAGACCTGCTCAAAGCCGTTGCCCGCGAAACCGGCGCGCCGTTCAGCATGGAAGAACCAAGCCTGAAAGTCATCGCCGACCACATCCGCTCCTGCTCCTTCCTGATTGCCGACGGCGTGATGCCGTCCAACGAAGGCCGCGGCTATGTACTGCGCCGCATCATCCGCCGCGCCGTGCGCCACGGTTACAAACTCGGTCAGAAACAGGCGTTTTTCTACAAACTCGTGCCCGATTTGGTCAAAGCGATGGGCGACGCGTATCCCGAGTTGAAAGAAAAACAAGCGCAAATCGAAGATGCCCTGAAAAACGAAGAAAGCCGCTTCGCCCAAACTTTGGAAACCGGCATGGCTTTGCTGGAAAACGCGTTGACCAAAGGCAGCAACAAATTGGACGGCGAAATCATCTTCAAACTCTACGATACTTACGGCTTCCCATACGATTTGACCGCCGATATCTGCCGCGAACGCAATATCGATTTGGACGAAGACGGCTTCAACCGTGAAATGGAAGCCCAACGCGCCCGCGCCCGCGCCGCGCAAAACTTCAAAGCCAACGCGCAACTGGACTACACAGGCGCGGACACCGAATTCACAGGCTACGAAAAACGCAGCCAAGACACCAAAATCATCGCCTTATACAAAGGCAGCGAAGCCGTGGATGAACTCCAAGCAGGCGAAGCAGGCGTGGTCGTTTTGGAACAAACCCCGTTCTACGCCGAAAGCGGCGGCCAAGTCGGCGATGTAGGCTTTATCTTCACAGGCGAAAACCGCTTCCGCGTCGAAGATACGCAGAAAATCAAAGCAGCGGTACACGGACAATTCGGCGCGGTCGTTTCAGGTCGTCTGAAAGTGGGCGATGCCGTATCCGCCGAAATCGACAACGACATCCGCAACAGCATCATGCGCAACCACAGCGTTACCCACCTGATGCACAAAGCCCTGCGCGATGTTTTGGGTACACACGTCGAACAAAAAGGCAGCCTGCAAAACGCCGAGCTGACCCGCTTCGACATCTCCCATCCGCAAGGCATCAGCGCGGAAGAAATCGCCGAAGTCGAACGCCGCGTCAACGCCGCGATTATCGCCAACGTGCCCGTCAAAGTCGAAACCATGTCCATTGAAGACGCGCAAAAATCCGGCGCCATGATGCTCTTCGGCGAAAAATACGGCGACTTCGTCCGCGTCATCACCATGGGCGACTACTCCACCGAACTGTGCGGCGGCACCCACGTCGCCCGCACCGGCGACATCGGTTTCTTTAAAATCATCAGCGAAGGCGGCATCGCCGCAGGCATCCGCCGCGTAGAAGCCATCACAGGCCTTGCCGCGCTGGCATGGGCGCAAAACCAAGAAAGCCTGATGAAAAACATCATCGCCGAAGTCAAAGCCCAAACCGAAAAAGACGTACTCGCCAAAATCCAAGCCAACGCCGCCAACGCCAAAGCCTTGGAAAAAGAGTTGGCAAAATCCAAAGCCGAACTCGCCGTCCACGCAGGCGCCAAACTCTTGGACAACGCCAAAGACTTGGGCGCAGCCAAACTCGTCGCCGCCCAAATCGAAGCCGACGCAGCCGCCCTGCGCGAAATCGTTACCGATTTAACCGGAAAATCCGACAACGCCGTGATTCTTTTGGCGGCAGTAAACGACGGCAAAGTCTCCCTGTGTGCCGGCGTATCCAAACCGCTGACAAACAAAGTGAAAGCCGGCGATTTGGTCAAATTCGCAGCCGAACAAGTCGGCGGCAAAGGCGGCGGCAGACCGGATTTGGCACAGGCTGGCGGGACGGATGTAGAGAAACTCCCCGCCGTATTGGATGGCGTGAAAGACTGGGTCGGCGCGAAGCTGGCTTGA
- a CDS encoding DUF6429 family protein produces the protein MSYNRQKMENALLALIGALEFEDGRFWKGYDFDLLNSLHEQGLISQPWGKAKSAYLTPEGLEKAKALAEEMFGGESDL, from the coding sequence ATGTCCTATAACCGCCAAAAAATGGAAAACGCCCTGCTTGCCCTAATCGGCGCATTGGAATTTGAAGACGGACGTTTTTGGAAAGGCTACGATTTTGACCTGCTCAATAGCCTGCACGAGCAAGGCCTAATCAGCCAGCCTTGGGGCAAAGCCAAATCCGCCTATCTCACCCCCGAAGGTTTGGAAAAAGCCAAAGCCTTAGCAGAAGAGATGTTTGGCGGGGAATCGGATTTGTAG
- a CDS encoding IS30 family transposase, producing the protein MSYTQLTQDERYHIQYLSRYCTVAEIAKQLNRHKSTISREIKRHCIQGQQYSAEKAQKQSRLTKQHRRKPYKLDSQLVQHIDTLIRRKLSPEQVCAYLHKHHGITLHHSTVYRYLRQDKNNGGTLWQHLRICSKPYRKRYGSTWTRGKVPDRVGIENRPAIVDQKTRIGDWEADTIVGKNQKSALLTLVERTTRYTIICKLKNLKAEDTARAAIRVLKAYKARVHTITMDNGKEFYQHTKIAKALKAETYFCRPYHSWEKGLNENTNGLIRQYFPKQTDFRNISDREIRRVQDELNHRPRKTLGYETPSVLFLNLFQPLVP; encoded by the coding sequence ATGAGCTACACACAACTGACCCAAGACGAACGATACCATATCCAATACCTGTCCCGCTACTGCACCGTCGCCGAAATCGCCAAACAGCTCAACCGCCACAAAAGCACCATCAGCCGAGAAATCAAGCGGCACTGCATCCAAGGACAGCAATACAGCGCCGAAAAAGCACAGAAGCAAAGCCGGCTGACCAAACAGCACCGGCGAAAACCCTATAAGCTCGATTCGCAGCTGGTTCAACACATCGACACCCTTATCCGCCGCAAACTCAGTCCCGAACAAGTATGTGCCTACCTGCATAAACACCACGGTATCACACTCCATCACAGCACCGTTTACCGCTACCTTCGCCAAGACAAAAACAACGGCGGCACTTTGTGGCAACACCTCAGAATATGCAGCAAACCCTACCGCAAACGCTACGGCAGCACATGGACCAGAGGCAAAGTGCCCGACCGCGTCGGCATAGAAAACCGACCTGCTATCGTCGACCAGAAAACCCGCATCGGCGATTGGGAGGCCGACACCATCGTCGGCAAAAATCAGAAAAGCGCGTTATTGACCTTGGTCGAACGCACTACCCGCTACACCATCATCTGCAAATTAAAGAACTTAAAAGCCGAAGACACTGCCCGGGCGGCCATTAGGGTATTAAAGGCATATAAAGCCAGAGTCCACACCATCACCATGGATAACGGCAAAGAGTTCTACCAACACACCAAAATAGCCAAAGCATTGAAGGCGGAAACCTATTTTTGCCGCCCTTACCATTCTTGGGAAAAAGGGCTGAATGAGAACACCAATGGACTCATCCGGCAATATTTCCCCAAACAAACCGATTTCCGAAACATCAGCGATCGGGAGATACGCAGGGTTCAAGATGAGTTGAACCACCGGCCGAGAAAAACACTTGGCTACGAAACGCCAAGTGTTTTATTCTTAAATCTGTTCCAACCACTGGTACCCTAG